One window from the genome of Halictus rubicundus isolate RS-2024b unplaced genomic scaffold, iyHalRubi1_principal scaffold0503, whole genome shotgun sequence encodes:
- the LOC143364366 gene encoding uncharacterized protein LOC143364366: MEDAIEVQLLTQRAIERALVNLNKLGKAKWTRSTLMTRMAHLKANWTRFEAGHARLRASTSPDAKAAHPYFSDDPFSTTEETYLDALASMQAKLDELPSTSVSQLEHTSNGQASPTSAAPLLPSIHLPEFDGRYEAWEAFRDRFTALIIANKSLADVTRLHYLMSSLSGRALECLGNLPEDPLSHELTRFWEIEEIPRRTLLTTDEEQCEAHFRANTTRTADGRYVVRLPFRDGPPIKIGHSYSVAAKCVYIPHHPVLREGSSTTHLRVVFNASSRTSDGTSLNDHLFPGPKLQADLPSVILRWRHFRYVYTADIAKMYRQILIDPRDIDYQRILWQESPANAPTPFQLLTVTYGMTCAPFLALRVLQRLVEDEGSRFPLAVPILRSNIYVDDVLFGANDVSSLLQSRGQLNNLLQCAHMTLRKWASNHCGLLEDIDPSDHGLACSKILAPDDHVKVLGISWNPSRDSFQFNASFSESLPSTKRSILSTIAKLYDPLGWVTPAIIRAKILIQDLWRLRLGWDDQISDPLFERWTAIYTRLPLLSGVQLSRWTGHSPPDSHMEIHGFADASTVAYAAVVYARCISADGRVTVSLLAGKSKVAPLTPVTIPRLELQAAVLLSRLVTFVLSSFDNRDIPCFCWTDSTVVLAWLQSHPSRWKTFVAHRVADIQARLPHASWRHVTTADNPADCGSRGLLSDDLLNFPLWWQGPVWLHHDASTWPPQVLLHEDTDPPEVKVSLHCSETPPPEWDLASRFSSWSKLLRVTAYVLRFTRYCRRDRSHPSEQASERSLTADHISSARRFWIKHLQSVAFSDEIRALIQGLPLSTKSPLRSLNAFIDSDGIIRVGGRLHHAPLPHRIKHPIVLAPHRLVTLLVEQAHFRTLHGGVQLTLLTLRQDYWLLRARSLVKQVIHRCITCVREKAAVPEQLMGNLPASRVSPPTRCFAHCGVDYAGPFNVRASAGRGITSRKSYIALFVCMATKAIHLELVVDYSTPAFLNAYLRFCSRRGLPEAVYSDNGTTFVGGDRELSTAYRSALRNPEFQNTTAGDGTAWHFIPPSAPHFGGLWEAGVKSVKYHLRRVLGDRTLTFEEFSTLLCAIEACLNSRPLSALSDTLDDYEPLTPGHFLVGSVLTVPPQPSFLDLGENRLSRWQLIRHAAQRFWKLWQDDYVNSLQQRGKWRTARPAIALGQLVLIRNPTIPPCKWDLGRVIELHPGDDGHIRVVTIRTATSTFKRPLNIDKYS, encoded by the exons ATGGAAGACGCGATCGAAGTTCAGCTGTTGACGCAgcgcgcgatcgagcgcgcgCTCGTCAACCTCAACAAATTGGGGAAAGCGAAGTGGACTCGCTCGACATTAATGACGAGGATGGCTCATCTGAAGGCCAACTGGACGCGGTTCGAGGCCGGGCACGCTCGACTCCGCGCCTCCACCTCACCGGACGCGAAGGCTGCACACCCGTACTTCTCCGACGACCCTTTCTCGACGACGGAGGAAACGTACCTCGACGCTCTGGCCTCCATGCAAGCAAAACTCGACGAGCTCCCCAGCACTTCTGTGAGTCAGCTTGAACATACTTCCAACGGACAAGCGAGTCCTACGTCCGCCGCTCCGCTCCTTCCGAGCATCCATTTGCCGGAATTCGACGGCCGTTACGAGGCATGGGAGGCGTTCCGCGATCGCTTCACCGCGCTCATTATCGCGAataaatcgctcgcggatgtcacGCGTCTCCACTATCTCATGTCATCGCTCTCGGGCCGTGCCCTCGAATGCCTCGGGAATCTCCCT GAGGACCCTCTCTCCCACGAATTAACTCGattctgggaaatcgaggaaatcccGCGTCGGACTCTCCTCACGACGGACGAGGAGCAATGCGAGGCTCATTTCCGCGCCAATACTACCAGAACGGCCGACGGCCGCTACGTGGTCCGTCTTCCTTTTCGCGACGGTCCTCCGATCAAAATTGGCCACTCTTACTCTGTCGCCGCGAAG TGTGTCTACATACCACATCATCCTGTCCTTCGCGAAGGTAGCTCGACGACGCACCTCCGCGTAGTTTTCAATGCCTCGAGCAGAACCTCAGACGGCACGTCGCTGAATGACCACCTGTTTCCAGGCCCGAAATTGCAGGCTGATCTTCCCTCCGTCATTTTACGGTGGCGGCATTTTCGGTACGTTTATACAGCGGATATCGCCAAGATGTACCGTCAGATACTTATCGACCCGCGCGACATTGATTATCAAAGGATCCTTTGGCAAGAGTCTCCCGCAAACGCGCCAACTCCGTTCCAACTTTTGACGGTCACTTATGGGATGACGTGTGCCCCTTTTCTCGCGCTTCGAGTTCTCCAGCGCCTTGTCGAAGACGAGGGCTCTCGTTTCCCGCTCGCGGTTCCGATCCTGCGCTCGAACATTTATGTCGACGACGTTCTCTTTGGCGCCAATGACGTCTCTTCTCTTCTGCAATCTCGCGGTCAGCTAAATAATCTGCTGCAATGCGCTCATATGACCCTGCGGAAATGGGCTAGCAACCATTGTGGTCTCCTTGAGGACATCGATCCGTCGGATCATGGCCTTGCCTGCTCAAAAATTCTCGCTCCTGACGATCACGTCAAGGTGCTTGGCATCAGTTGGAATCCTTCTCGCGACTCTTTCCAATTCAATGCTTCGTTCTCCGAATCGCTCCCCTCAACCAAGCGTTCTATTCTTTCAACTATTGCCAAATTATACGACCCTCTCGGATGGGTCACGCCTGCCATTATTCGCGCAAAAATCCTAATTCAGGACCTATGGCGTCTCCGCCTGGGTTGGGACGATCAGATCTCTGATCCTCTGTTCGAGCGCTGGACCGCAATCTACACGCGTCTCCCGCTCTTAAGCGGCGTTCAACTCTCGCGTTGGACCGGTCATTCTCCTCCCGATTCTCACATGGAGATCCATGGCTTCGCGGACGCgtcgacggtcgcttacgctgccgtcgtCTATGCTCGCTGCATTTCAGCCGATGGTCGCGTTACCGTCTCATTGCTCGCCGGCAAGTCCAAGGTCGCGCCTCTCACCCCTGTGACCATACCTCGACTTGAGCTGCAGGCTGCGGTACTGCTTTCCCGCCTCGTGACCTTCGTGCTCTCCTCCTTCGACAATCGGGACATTCCTTGTTTCTGCTGGACCGATTCAACGGTCGTCCTCGCGTGGCTCCAATCGCACCCCTCTCGGTGGAAGACCTTTGTCGCGCACCGCGTTGCCGATATACAAGCTCGCTTGCCGCACGCTAGTTGGAGGCATGTGACGACCGCGGATAATCCCGCTGACTGCGGCTCGCGCGGTcttctcagcgacgaccttctgAATTTCCCCCTCTGGTGGCAAGGCCCTGTCTGGTTGCACCACGACGCCTCCACCTGGCCGCCTCAAGTGCTCCTTCACGAGGACACTGACCCACCAGAGGTTAAAGTATCACTCCACTGCTCGGAAACCCCTCCTCCCGAATGGGACTTAGCCTCTCGGTTTTCGAGCTGGTCCAAACTGCTTCGGGTTACAGCCTACGTTCTGCGTTTTACCCGATACTGTCGCAGGGATCGCTCCCACCCTTCGGAACAAGCATCAGAGCGCTCGCTCACTGCGGACCACATTTCCTCTGCCAGACGCTTCTGGATAAAGCATCTCCAATCCGTCGCGTTCTCCGATGAGATCCGCGCTCTCATCCAAGGTTTGCCCCTCTCCACCAAAAGCCCACTTCGTTCGCTCAACGCGTTCATTGATTCTGACGGCATCATTCGGGTAGGAGGACGATTGCATCACGCTCCTCTCCCTCACAGGATAAAACATCCAATCGTGCTCGCTCCTCATCGTTTAGTGACACTTCTCGTCGAGCAGGCTCActttcggactttgcacggtggtGTGCAACTCACTCTCCTCACCCTTCGTCAGGACTATTGGCTCCTTCGCGCTCGAAGCCTCGTCAAACAGGTGATTCACCGCTGCATCACCTGTGTTCGAGAGAAAGCCGCTGTTCCCGAACAATTAATGGGAAATTTACCTGCTTCGCGAGTCTCACCTCCGACCCGCTGTTTTGCTCATTGCGGTGTCGACTACGCCGGTCCCTTCAATGTTCGCGCCTCCGCCGGTCGCGGTATTACCTCGCGAAAATCCTACATCGCGCTTTTCGTGTGCATGGCCACCAAGGCCATTCATCTGGAGCTGGTCGTGGATTATTCCACCCCGGCTTTTCTCAACGCGTACTTGCGATTTTGCTCTCGCCGCGGTCTTCCTGAAGCCGTTTACTCTGATAACGGCACCACGTTCGTCGGTGGTGACCGCGAGTTATCAACCGCCTACCGCTCTGCGCTTCGGAACCCTGAGTTCCAGAACACAACGGCTGGCGACGGGACCGCGTGGCACTTCATCCCCCCTTCCGCGCCACACTTCGGTGGCCTGTGGGAAGCTGGGGTGAAAAGCGTGAAATATCACCTCCGCCGCGTCCTCGGTGACCGCACGCTCACGTTCGAGGAGTTCAGCACACTCCTCTGTGCGATAGAAGCGTGTCTCAACTCGCGACCGCTCTCCGCGCTATCGGACACTCTCGACGACTACGAACCCCTTACTCCGGGGCACTTCCTGGTAGGTTCCGTGCTAACCGTCCCTCCTCAACCTTCATTTCTGGATCTCGGAGAAAATCGCCTCTCACGCTGGCAGCTCATTCGTCACGCTGCTCAACGCTTCTGGAAGCTGTGGCAGGATGACTACGTCAACTCTCTCCAGCAACGCGGGAAGTGGCGTACAGCGCGCCCCGCTATAGCACTAGGGCAGTTAGTCCTAATTCGGAATCCTACCATCCCCCCGTGCAAGTGGGATCTCGGTCGCGTCATCGAGCTGCatcccggcgacgacggccaCATTCGCGTCGTGACTATACGCACTGCTACGTCCACGTTCAAACGTCCGCTC aatatagacaaatactcctaa